A genomic window from Vitis riparia cultivar Riparia Gloire de Montpellier isolate 1030 chromosome 18, EGFV_Vit.rip_1.0, whole genome shotgun sequence includes:
- the LOC117907386 gene encoding histone H3.2, producing the protein MARTKQTARKSTGGKAPRKQLATKAARKSAPATGGVKKPHRFRPGTVALREIRKYQKSTELLIRKLPFQRLVREIAQDFKTDLRFQSSAVAALQEAAEAYLVGLFEDTNLCAIHAKRVTIMPKDIQLARRIRGERA; encoded by the coding sequence ATGGCCAGAACCAAGCAGACTGCTCGGAAGTCCACAGGAGGCAAAGCCCCTAGGAAGCAGCTGGCCACGAAGGCCGCCAGGAAGTCGGCTCCTGCCACTGGAGGAGTCAAGAAGCCTCACCGCTTCAGGCCTGGAACGGTGGCGCTGAGGGAGATCAGGAAGTACCAGAAGAGCACGGAGCTGTTGATCCGGAAGCTTCCTTTCCAGAGGCTGGTGCGTGAGATCGCCCAGGACTTCAAGACCGATCTCAGGTTCCAGAGCAGCGCCGTGGCGGCATTGCAGGAGGCTGCCGAGGCCTACTTGGTGGGGCTGTTCGAGGACACCAATCTCTGCGCGATTCACGCCAAGAGGGTCACCATCATGCCCAAAGATATTCAGCTAGCGAGGAGGATCAGAGGCGAGAGGGCTTGA